A genomic window from Desulfovibrio porci includes:
- a CDS encoding septal ring lytic transglycosylase RlpA family protein produces the protein MKYSRWLSIGAALALCLALAAPMNAEAASQSAPQAKSRKSGIEAQSPSAKKSKKDVSSARKSRAVSSKDKNSRKKHSRSAKSKKQRKADDIRQSVDNREIWLKRAQGSELLTGKASWYGRDFHGGATASGVDYDMYTFTAAHRTLPIGTVVKVTDQDNGKSVMVCVTDRGPYVRGRIIDLSYAAAKQLDLSKRGVGKVDVEVVSDESGTPLKADQAYYVRYSAGMGDEKVGPFRAFADAAAMHEALRQAHPEAEVVLDSSR, from the coding sequence ATGAAGTATTCACGCTGGCTTTCCATAGGGGCGGCCCTGGCCCTTTGCCTGGCCCTTGCCGCCCCCATGAACGCCGAAGCGGCTTCACAAAGCGCTCCCCAAGCCAAAAGCCGGAAATCCGGCATAGAAGCCCAATCTCCCTCCGCTAAAAAAAGCAAAAAAGACGTCTCTTCCGCGCGCAAAAGCCGCGCCGTCAGCAGCAAAGATAAAAATTCGCGTAAAAAACATTCCCGTAGCGCGAAAAGCAAAAAGCAGCGCAAAGCCGACGACATCCGCCAGAGCGTGGATAACCGCGAGATCTGGCTCAAGCGCGCTCAAGGCAGCGAACTGCTGACGGGCAAAGCTTCCTGGTACGGCCGTGACTTTCACGGCGGGGCCACGGCCAGCGGCGTCGATTACGATATGTACACCTTCACCGCGGCCCACCGCACCCTGCCCATCGGCACGGTGGTCAAGGTCACGGATCAGGACAACGGCAAAAGCGTCATGGTCTGTGTGACGGACCGCGGCCCCTATGTGCGCGGCCGGATCATCGACCTCTCCTATGCCGCCGCCAAGCAGCTTGACCTGAGCAAGCGCGGCGTGGGCAAGGTTGACGTGGAAGTGGTCAGCGACGAAAGCGGCACCCCGCTCAAGGCCGATCAGGCCTATTACGTGCGCTACAGCGCCGGCATGGGCGACGAAAAGGTGGGGCCGTTCCGCGCCTTCGCCGATGCCGCCGCCATGCACGAAGCGTTGCGTCAGGCCCATCCCGAGGCGGAAGTGGTACTGGACAGCTCACGCTAG
- a CDS encoding DMT family transporter encodes MGFFLGLLSSATFGLIPLFTLPLLHAGVTAESALFYRFCIASITLWGLLAARGECFRARGVDLCKLAGLSIMYMLAALLFFWAFSYLPSGVAATLQFLYPVMVMLIMIVFFHERFSWTIALSIVLAVSGVALLSGGPSDGGRSISLLGVGMMLLSALCNSLYIVGIQTARIPNMSGLVMTFYVMLFSAVLSLVNALCTGRFQALSSWRELGIAALLAVVTAVLSNLTLILAIQRIGSTMTSVLGVMEPLTAVTVGILVFGEPFSPALAGGVALIAASVLLVMLGGQIRRFLHRAQA; translated from the coding sequence ATGGGCTTTTTTCTCGGCTTGCTTTCATCCGCTACGTTCGGGCTGATCCCGCTCTTCACCCTGCCGCTGCTGCACGCGGGCGTGACGGCCGAATCCGCCCTGTTCTACCGTTTCTGCATCGCCTCCATCACGCTCTGGGGTCTGCTGGCCGCGCGCGGCGAATGCTTTCGCGCACGCGGCGTGGACCTCTGCAAGCTGGCGGGCCTGAGCATCATGTACATGCTGGCCGCCCTGCTCTTTTTCTGGGCCTTCAGCTATCTGCCCAGCGGCGTGGCCGCCACGCTCCAGTTTCTCTATCCGGTCATGGTCATGCTGATTATGATCGTCTTCTTCCATGAGCGCTTTTCCTGGACCATCGCCCTGTCCATCGTCCTGGCCGTGTCCGGGGTGGCGCTGCTCAGCGGCGGCCCAAGCGACGGCGGCCGGAGCATCAGCCTGCTGGGCGTGGGCATGATGCTTTTGTCCGCGCTGTGCAACTCCCTGTATATCGTCGGCATCCAGACAGCGCGCATCCCGAACATGAGCGGCCTGGTGATGACCTTTTACGTGATGCTGTTCAGCGCCGTGCTTTCCCTGGTCAACGCTCTGTGTACCGGCAGGTTCCAGGCGCTGAGCTCCTGGCGGGAATTGGGAATCGCCGCCCTGCTGGCCGTGGTCACCGCCGTGCTCTCCAATCTCACCCTGATTCTGGCCATCCAGCGCATTGGCTCCACCATGACCTCCGTCCTGGGCGTCATGGAGCCGCTCACCGCCGTCACAGTGGGCATACTGGTGTTCGGGGAACCCTTCAGCCCGGCCCTGGCGGGCGGCGTGGCCCTCATCGCGGCCTCGGTGCTGCTGGTCATGCTGGGCGGGCAGATTCGGAGATTTTTACACCGGGCGCAGGCCTGA
- a CDS encoding AIR synthase-related protein, translated as MLYRVETGPHAGLDDTQGRKTAQHLRKALGLSVARVRQIKVFTVDGLDGAQVRRLLDEGVWHDPILQRASLEPLPLLTPEPDWFVEVGFRPGVTDNEARTARDTAALVLDIPRDSLRVYTAVQYRICNDPAAPLNREQVEALSRDLLCNTLIQRFRIKSLEEWRSEPGFAPQAAKVTGEANDTVDVVALSGMDDAALQQASRENTWALNLDELHCIRDHFTEAGEAVRRKALDLPADPTDVEMEVLAQTWSEHCKHKIFASRIDYYNEETGRREAVDNLYKTCIRDATALLRARMGENDYCKSVFKDNAGVIAFINGYDACIKVETHNSPSALDPYGGALTGIVGVNRDPMGTGMGAELVCNTDVFCFASPFYDKALPPRLLHPRRVLEGVREGVEHGGNKSGIPTVNGSLVFDERYLGKPLVYCGTVGIIPTEINGRPGWEKKAEVGDVIVMTGGRIGKDGIHGATFSSEELHEGSPATAVQIGDPITQRKMYDFILRARDLGLYNAITDNGAGGLSSSVGEMAEDTGGCVLDIAKAPLKYDGLRPWEILLSEAQERMTLAVPPDKLAAFMDLAARMDVEATALGRFTDSGFFEARYGDRVVASLPMEFMHDGVPQLELEAVWKAPDMPDIHVESAGLDARGEGEFLRRMLGRLNICSKEYIIRQYDHEVRGGSVIKPLVGVLRDGPADAGVLRPLLESDAGLVISHGICPKFSDYDTYWMMANAMDEAVRNAVAVGGDPDALAGVDNFCWCDPVQSEKNPDGRYKLAQLVRACKALRQFSLAYNLPCISGKDSMKNDYTGGGERISIPPTVLFSVLGVIRNVTCTQTSDFKREGEYIYLLGGTWREMGGSEAADELGFRGGRVPQVDAGTALPRYRGLHALMGQRAVAACHDCSDGGLAVALAEMCIGGRLGAEVDLNAVPALEAMSRTELLYSESASRLLVSVKPDLAMLLDALGMWQLCRRIGTVTGDGHLTLKSGDSTLLRENVEDLARAFKRTLDW; from the coding sequence GGCACGATCCCATTCTGCAGCGCGCCTCGCTGGAGCCCCTGCCCCTGCTGACGCCCGAACCGGACTGGTTCGTGGAAGTGGGCTTCCGGCCCGGCGTCACGGACAACGAGGCCCGCACAGCCCGCGACACCGCCGCTCTGGTGCTGGACATCCCGCGCGACAGCCTGCGCGTTTACACCGCCGTGCAGTACCGCATCTGCAACGACCCGGCCGCGCCGCTCAACCGTGAGCAGGTGGAGGCCCTCAGCCGCGACCTGCTCTGCAACACCCTGATCCAGCGCTTCCGCATCAAGAGCCTGGAGGAATGGCGGTCCGAGCCGGGCTTCGCGCCGCAGGCGGCCAAGGTCACCGGCGAAGCCAACGACACGGTGGACGTTGTGGCCCTGTCCGGCATGGACGACGCGGCCCTGCAGCAGGCCAGCCGCGAAAACACCTGGGCGCTTAATCTCGACGAACTGCATTGCATCCGCGACCACTTCACGGAAGCGGGCGAAGCGGTCCGGCGCAAGGCGCTGGACCTGCCCGCCGACCCCACGGACGTGGAAATGGAAGTGCTGGCCCAGACCTGGTCAGAGCACTGCAAGCATAAAATTTTCGCCTCGCGCATCGACTATTACAACGAAGAGACAGGCCGCCGCGAGGCGGTGGACAATCTCTACAAGACCTGCATCCGCGACGCCACGGCCCTGCTGCGGGCGCGCATGGGCGAAAACGACTACTGCAAGTCCGTGTTCAAGGACAACGCCGGGGTCATCGCCTTCATCAACGGCTACGACGCCTGCATCAAAGTGGAGACCCACAACAGCCCCTCGGCCCTGGATCCCTACGGCGGCGCGCTGACCGGCATCGTGGGCGTGAACCGCGACCCCATGGGCACAGGCATGGGCGCGGAGCTGGTCTGCAATACGGACGTGTTCTGCTTTGCCTCGCCCTTTTACGACAAGGCCCTGCCGCCGCGCCTGCTGCACCCGCGCCGGGTGCTGGAAGGTGTGCGCGAAGGCGTGGAGCACGGCGGCAACAAGTCCGGCATCCCCACGGTCAACGGCTCTCTGGTCTTTGACGAGCGCTATCTGGGCAAGCCCCTGGTCTACTGCGGCACTGTGGGCATCATTCCCACGGAAATCAACGGCCGCCCCGGCTGGGAGAAAAAGGCCGAGGTCGGCGACGTCATCGTGATGACCGGCGGCCGCATCGGCAAGGACGGCATCCACGGGGCCACCTTCTCCTCCGAGGAGCTGCACGAGGGCTCGCCGGCCACAGCCGTGCAGATCGGCGACCCCATCACCCAGCGCAAAATGTACGACTTCATCCTGCGCGCGCGCGATCTGGGCCTGTACAACGCCATCACGGACAACGGCGCGGGCGGCCTGTCCTCTTCTGTGGGCGAAATGGCCGAGGATACCGGCGGCTGCGTGCTGGACATCGCCAAGGCTCCGCTGAAATACGACGGCCTGCGGCCTTGGGAGATCCTGCTCTCCGAAGCGCAGGAACGCATGACCCTGGCCGTGCCGCCGGACAAGCTGGCCGCCTTCATGGACCTGGCCGCGCGCATGGACGTGGAGGCCACGGCTCTGGGCCGCTTCACGGATTCCGGCTTTTTCGAGGCCCGCTACGGCGACAGGGTGGTGGCTTCCCTGCCCATGGAATTCATGCACGACGGCGTGCCCCAGCTGGAGCTGGAAGCCGTGTGGAAGGCCCCGGACATGCCGGACATCCACGTGGAAAGCGCGGGACTCGACGCGCGGGGCGAAGGTGAATTCCTGCGGCGCATGCTGGGCCGGCTGAACATCTGCTCCAAGGAATACATCATCCGCCAGTACGACCACGAAGTGCGCGGCGGCAGCGTGATCAAGCCTCTGGTGGGCGTGCTGCGCGACGGCCCGGCCGACGCGGGCGTGCTGCGCCCTCTGCTGGAGTCGGACGCCGGTCTGGTCATCAGCCACGGCATCTGCCCCAAATTCAGCGATTACGACACCTACTGGATGATGGCCAACGCCATGGACGAAGCCGTGCGCAACGCCGTGGCCGTGGGCGGCGATCCCGACGCCCTGGCCGGGGTGGACAACTTCTGCTGGTGCGATCCGGTCCAGAGCGAAAAGAATCCCGACGGACGCTACAAGCTGGCCCAGCTGGTGCGGGCCTGCAAGGCGCTGCGCCAGTTCTCCCTGGCTTATAATCTGCCCTGCATTTCCGGCAAGGACTCCATGAAGAACGACTACACCGGCGGCGGGGAGCGCATTTCCATTCCGCCCACGGTGCTCTTCTCGGTGCTGGGCGTGATCCGCAATGTGACCTGCACCCAGACCTCGGACTTCAAGCGCGAGGGCGAGTATATCTACCTGCTGGGCGGCACCTGGCGCGAGATGGGCGGCAGCGAGGCCGCCGACGAACTGGGCTTCAGGGGCGGCCGCGTGCCGCAGGTGGACGCGGGCACGGCCCTGCCGCGCTATCGCGGCCTGCACGCGCTCATGGGCCAGCGGGCCGTGGCGGCCTGCCATGACTGCTCGGACGGCGGCCTGGCCGTGGCTCTGGCCGAAATGTGCATCGGCGGCCGCCTGGGCGCGGAAGTTGACCTGAACGCGGTGCCCGCCCTGGAAGCCATGAGCCGCACGGAACTGCTCTACAGCGAGTCGGCCAGCCGCCTGCTGGTCAGCGTCAAGCCGGACCTGGCCATGCTGCTGGACGCCCTGGGCATGTGGCAGCTCTGCCGCCGCATCGGCACGGTCACGGGTGACGGGCATCTGACGCTGAAGAGCGGCGACAGCACGCTGCTGCGCGAAAACGTGGAAGATCTGGCCCGCGCCTTCAAGCGCACGCTGGACTGGTAA